A window of Dromiciops gliroides isolate mDroGli1 chromosome X, mDroGli1.pri, whole genome shotgun sequence contains these coding sequences:
- the LOC122734040 gene encoding survival of motor neuron-related-splicing factor 30-like encodes MCEELVAKMINYKVQLEQVEAALYQNQENEDLLKLKRDLQEVIELTKQLISSDAQPSSSLKGAEDDNDVCNQRPSWKVGDDCMAIWSKNGQYYKAKIEEIDKENEAVTISFDGYATVEVTSLLNLKPIEEEKELGEADRKAKAKKEKLAQQREYKRKKAWKKAQRAKEIDQQREDQKDKWQKFHNKTSLKKAKGQIKKSIFASPETLNGKVGVGTCGIADKPMTQFQDNSKYNVRHLMPQ; translated from the coding sequence ATGTGTGAAGAATTAGTAGCAAAGATGATTAACTACAAGGTTCAGCTTGAGCAAGTCGAGGCAGCCTTATATCAGAATCAAGAAAATGAAGACTTGCTCAAATTGAAAAGAGATCTGCAAGAAGTGATAGAGCTGACCAAACAGCTCATTTCTTCCGATGCCCAACCTTCATCCTCCCTGAAAGGTGCTGAAGATGACAATGATGTCTGCAATCAGCGTCCCTCCTGGAAAGTGGGGGATGACTGCATGGCCATCTGGAGTAAAAATGGCCAGTACTACAAAGCCAAGATTGAAGAGATAGATAAAGAGAATGAGGCCGTGACCATCTCGTTTGATGGCTATGCCACTGTTGAAGTCACATCTCTGCTGAACCTGAAGCCcattgaggaagaaaaggagttaGGAGAGGCCGACAGAAAGGCCAAGGCAAAGAAGGAAAAGCTAGCCCAGCAGCGAGAATATAAGAGGAAGAAAGCTTGGAAGAAAGCCCAGCGAGCCAAGGAAATAGATCAGCAAAGAGAGGATCAGAAGGACAAATGGCAAAAGTTCCACAACAAGACCTCCTTGAAGAAGGCAAAAGGCCAGATCAAAAAGAGTATCTTTGCATCCCCCGAGACCTTAAATGGTAAGGTGGGGGTTGGAACGTGCGGCATTGCAGATAAACCCATGACACAGTTTCAAGATAACTCAAAATACAACGTCCGCCATTTGATGCCTCAGTAA